A DNA window from Brenneria izadpanahii contains the following coding sequences:
- a CDS encoding aminotransferase class I/II-fold pyridoxal phosphate-dependent enzyme, which produces MSKSIDTDWLAEQLHNHSIRGIAMDMSALIRDGKIEIGKQLPSVRELAEALGVSPATISAAWSLLRRQKVIAGRGRTGMWVSGQQTSPRPERFEKIGNFGDTIIADLTLAAPDPDLLPDLSEALLYGAQVKNLNSYQRTPIIPELEARLRQDWPYAAQAFMTSEGGFDGVNLTLQTLIFPGSTVAIESPTAARLLDLLDNIGINAIPVECDEQGPVAEALKQALQHKPAAFIYQPRTHSITGRSVSPSRMKAMAELLADSPMTMIIEDDGVGEISSNPALSMGAYYPAQTIYVRSYSKAYGPDLRMAVLSGSAEVIGKIQSFRNFGAGWSSRILQGALRFLLADEKTQRGIAHARQVYHQRRQWLANALARRGIYVPENDSLCIWLPVPSERYALITLAAHGVAVQPGERFGTKNGQYIRLSVCLLQEELIETVADAISRIYR; this is translated from the coding sequence ATGAGCAAATCGATCGATACCGACTGGCTGGCGGAACAGCTGCATAATCACAGTATCCGGGGCATTGCGATGGATATGTCCGCGCTGATCCGGGATGGCAAAATTGAAATCGGCAAGCAGCTGCCGTCAGTCAGGGAGCTGGCCGAAGCATTGGGCGTGAGTCCGGCGACGATTTCGGCGGCCTGGTCTCTACTGCGGCGGCAGAAAGTGATTGCGGGACGCGGCAGAACGGGGATGTGGGTTTCCGGCCAGCAGACGTCGCCCCGCCCGGAACGTTTTGAGAAGATCGGCAATTTCGGCGATACGATTATTGCCGATCTCACTTTGGCGGCGCCCGATCCTGATTTGCTGCCGGATCTGAGCGAGGCGCTGCTGTATGGCGCTCAGGTTAAGAATTTAAATAGCTATCAACGCACGCCGATCATTCCCGAACTGGAGGCGCGGCTGCGCCAGGACTGGCCGTATGCCGCGCAGGCGTTTATGACGTCTGAAGGCGGTTTTGACGGCGTGAACCTGACGCTGCAGACGCTGATCTTCCCCGGCTCCACGGTGGCGATTGAAAGCCCGACGGCAGCGCGGCTGCTGGATTTGCTGGACAACATCGGCATCAACGCCATTCCGGTCGAATGTGATGAACAGGGGCCGGTCGCCGAGGCGCTGAAACAGGCGTTGCAGCATAAACCCGCCGCGTTTATCTATCAGCCCAGAACCCATTCGATCACCGGCCGTTCGGTAAGTCCGTCGCGTATGAAGGCGATGGCCGAACTGCTGGCGGATAGCCCGATGACGATGATTATCGAAGATGACGGCGTCGGCGAGATCTCTTCCAATCCCGCGTTGAGCATGGGAGCGTATTATCCGGCGCAGACCATTTATGTCCGCTCCTATTCCAAAGCCTACGGCCCCGATTTACGCATGGCCGTGCTATCCGGTTCGGCGGAGGTTATCGGCAAGATCCAGTCCTTTCGTAATTTCGGCGCCGGGTGGAGCAGCCGGATATTGCAAGGCGCGTTGCGCTTTTTGCTGGCCGATGAGAAAACGCAGCGGGGGATTGCGCATGCCCGTCAGGTTTACCACCAAAGACGACAATGGCTGGCGAATGCGTTGGCGAGGCGGGGGATCTATGTGCCGGAAAATGACAGCCTGTGTATCTGGTTGCCGGTGCCGTCGGAGCGTTATGCGTTGATCACGCTGGCCGCCCATGGCGTCGCCGTGCAGCCGGGAGAACGTTTCGGCACGAAAAACGGTCAGTATATCCGGTTGAGCGTTTGTCTGTTGCAAGAAGAGCTGATAGAGACGGTGGCGGACGCGATAAGCCGGATTTATCGCTGA